A stretch of Halichondria panicea chromosome 1, odHalPani1.1, whole genome shotgun sequence DNA encodes these proteins:
- the LOC135347269 gene encoding uncharacterized protein LOC135347269 yields the protein MSILLLTYPFFTRNQWVLLEFTLMCGEESISRIRDSWTKIVPTLLQMDGEVPTDSEETQSYKALLFIDTQLRPAGVASKAAAAFTLYQVGTDIEEVTAEKTFPEPRLAIFADKSMNGMQAFILGEGKVLFEVLGDSVIDSVISLFATYYAFYVSYPKPSPASGLLLFIQEVLMGVKETSVKKTVRYTHHS from the exons ATGTCAATTCTTCTTTTGACATATCCTTTCTTCACAAGAAATCAATGG GTGCTGTTGGAGTTCACGCTAATGTGTGGGGAGGAATCCATCTCTCGAATCAGAGATTCTTGGACTAAGATTGTTCCAACTCTGCTGCAGATGGATGGTGAAGTGCCCACTGACTCTGAAGAAACTCAGAGCTACAAGGCACTTCTGTTCATTGACACACAACTCAGGCCCGCAGGAGTAGCCTCTAAAGCTGCAGCTGCTTTTACTTTGTATCAA GTCGGGACTGATATTGAGGAAGTGACAGCTGAAAAGACCTTTCCAGAGCCAAGGCTTGCAATTTTTGCTGACAAGAGCATGAATGGCATGCAAGCGTTCATCCTTGGTGAAGGAAAGGTTCTCTTTGAAGTATTGGGCGACAGTGTCATTGACTCGGTTATCAGCTTGTTTGCAACATACTACGCCTTCTATGTCAGTTACCCCAAGCCATCACCTGCCTCTGGTCTCCTTCTCTTCATACAGGAAGTGTTGATGGGTGTGAAAGAGAcatctgtaaaaaaaacagtGAGGTATACTCATCATTCATAA
- the LOC135347045 gene encoding uncharacterized protein LOC135347045, whose product MVNCSVCGKSATKWETLRKHLRKHDVQIDASDPITSDPESCTTTNDDVDDDSLPLVTSAHPKFDRAMFLLRSTSSLALNYSSIEHLCESTQTLMEQTAGQMQQKMLCCLQEKGITVDEVVKKIVTECCNVDEMFSGLSSRALREKYYKQHLNYVEPSPSLLDKNWDWVNDHGKMHLKEVEAKGYYIDLWESLKSLLSNPAVREEIIGKSHVSTDGSMRDICDGDFVKKHPVFRAHPDGLQFLLYHDDIEVCNPLGTSAGVHKFGVFYYIYTLGNIRPVFRSSLQAIQLLGVAKSSDMNQSARDILLRNFVQCMKLLSTDEGYRLELDSGVVVLHGAVVCLCGDIPASNFLGGFKKGVGFALRKSGSVFVRRKI is encoded by the exons ATGGTCAATTGTAGTGTATGTGGCAAGTCAGCAACAAAATGGGAGACTTTGAGGAAGCATTTACGAAAGCATG atgTTCAGATCGACGCAAGTGATCCAATTACAAGTGACCCAGAATCTTGTACAACCACAAATGATGACGTTGACGACGATTCACTACCATTGGTTACATCGGCTCATCCGAAGTTTGACCGGGCCATGTTTCTTCTTCGCAGCACTAGCAGTTTAGCACTTAATTATTCAAGCATCGAACATCTATGCGAATCAACACAGACACTAATGGAGCAAACTGCAGGACAAATGCAGCAGAAAATGTTGTGTTGTCTTCAAGAAAAAGGCATCACTGTGGATGAGGTCGTGAAGAAGATTGTCACAGAATGTTGCAATGTTGATGAAATGTTTAGCGGTTTGTCTTCACGAGCGTTAAGAGAGAAATACTACAAACAGCATCTCAATTATGTG GAACCATCACCATCACTTCTCGACAAGAACTGGGACTGGGTGAATGACCACGGCAAGATGCATCTGAAGGAGGTTGAGGCTAAGGGGTACTACATTGATCTCTGGGAGAGCTTGAAG AGTTTGCTATCAAATCCTGCTGTTAGAGAAGAGATCATTGGAAAAAGTCATGTCAGTACAGATGGTAGCATGCGCGATATCTGTGATGGGGACTTTGTTAAGAAACATCCAGTCTTTCGAGCACATCCAGATGGTTTACAGTTTTTACTGTATCATGATGACATTGAAGTTTGTAATCCTCTCGGAACCAGTGCTGGAGTTCACAAGTTTG GTGTGttttactatatatatacattgggAAACATAAGACCAGTGTTTCGATCATCGCTCCAAGCTATTCAACTACTTGGAGTGGCTAAGTCATCGGACATGAATCAGAGTGCACGTGATATCCTCCTCAGAAACTTTGTTCAATGCATGAAATTGCTTTCAACA GATGAAGGATACAGGTTAGAGCTAGACTCAGGTGTGGTAGTACTTCATGGAGCTGTCGTCTGTCTCTGTGGTGACATACCTGCTAGTAATTTTCTTGGAGGGTTTAAAAAAGGTGTTGGGTTTGCGCTACGGAAATCAGGCAGTGTCTTTGTTCGAAGGAAGATTTAA
- the LOC135347200 gene encoding uncharacterized protein LOC135347200, with the protein MHTIFEGVAPRLLKELLVTFINIKKYFTLSELNQSLASHHYGYSELDTKPNTITGSTMEYHIKQKASQMKALIRLFPFIMGGFVPEGDEHWGLLLTLWDICTMVTAFVVTEADASDLAWKVELLLETYVQLYPNSPYVPKMHYLLHLPDELLRFGPPRNTWCMRFESKNKELKGFTSNCFKNVPYSVSVRHQQRYCHLLAVRPGQEMSNFLYKGDEVSSGKFLLLFVNTE; encoded by the exons ATGCACACAATATTTGAAG GTGTTGCTCCACGTCTCCTCAAAGAGCTTCTTGTTACTTTTATCAATATCAAGAAGTACTTCACCTTGTCAGAGCTCAACCAGTCTCTTGCATCCCACCATTACGGATATTCAGAGCTTGACACCAAACCAAACACAATTACTGGGTCGACAATGGAGTATCATATCAAACAGAAAG CTTCTCAGATGAAAGCACTGATCCGATTATTCCCGTTTATCATGGGGGGCTTTGTTCCAGAGGGCGATGAACACTGGGGTCTTCTCCTAACTCTGTGGGATATCTGCACAATGGTGACCGCATTTGTGGTTACAGAGGCAGATGCTTCTGATCTGGCATGGAAAGTAGAGTTGTTGCTAGAAACATATGTGCAACTCTATCCAAACTCGCCCTATGTTCCAAAGATGCATTATCTTCTGCATCTACCTGACGAACTATTAAG ATTTGGTCCACCACGAAACACATGGTGTATGCGGTTTGAATCCAAGAATAAGGAGTTAAAAGGTTTCACCTCAAACTGCTTTAAGAATGTCCCATACAGTGTGAGTGTCCGACACCAGCAGAGGTATTGTCACCTTCTAGCAGTGCGTCCTGGACAAGAGATGTCAAATTTCTTGTACAAAGGAGATGAAGTATCCTCAGGTAAATTTCTATTGCTGTTTGTaaatacagaataa